The following proteins are encoded in a genomic region of Phycisphaerae bacterium:
- a CDS encoding sterol desaturase family protein has protein sequence MLAQHTASIAKLPSLIVLIAVFVLGAIIFHILERIYAPVIPRYKTGPGRRSYFADITAAVVEGPVLSSLTKIGAYSAVIVMPALHINGMSAWPWWIQLVVFLLVNDFLRYWLHRWHHSNDFLWRMHRVHHTIVEMDAVSSFRVHLFEALIKYGLIVLPFHFFNVDRSVILLYSSVDVLKGFWHHANIRTRIGPLNYILNSAELHWWHHSVEAKGQLANFGSILSIWDWLFGTAYYDKQHWPEKIGVEGMENFPDTYHELLTTVRYNDDEAIRRYPANRKDAAQTQDASPERPSARDRNGERPESDSMGACDPVMS, from the coding sequence ATGCTTGCTCAACATACCGCGTCGATTGCGAAATTGCCTTCGCTCATCGTCCTCATCGCCGTCTTCGTCCTCGGCGCCATCATTTTCCACATACTCGAACGAATCTACGCACCGGTTATTCCCCGGTACAAAACCGGCCCGGGACGGCGCAGCTATTTCGCCGATATCACCGCCGCCGTGGTCGAAGGCCCGGTGCTCAGCAGCCTGACCAAAATCGGCGCCTACTCGGCCGTCATCGTCATGCCCGCGCTTCACATCAACGGCATGTCCGCCTGGCCATGGTGGATTCAGCTTGTGGTCTTTCTCCTGGTGAATGACTTCCTGCGGTACTGGCTCCACAGATGGCACCATTCAAACGATTTTCTCTGGCGAATGCACCGCGTCCATCACACCATCGTCGAAATGGATGCCGTCTCGTCCTTCCGGGTACACCTCTTCGAGGCCCTCATCAAATACGGCCTCATCGTGCTGCCGTTCCACTTCTTCAACGTGGATCGCTCCGTCATCCTGCTTTATTCCTCGGTGGATGTCCTCAAGGGATTCTGGCATCACGCCAATATCCGCACCCGAATCGGTCCGCTCAATTACATCCTCAATTCCGCCGAACTACACTGGTGGCATCATTCCGTCGAAGCCAAGGGCCAGCTTGCCAACTTCGGGTCGATTCTCTCGATCTGGGATTGGCTCTTTGGAACGGCCTACTACGATAAGCAGCACTGGCCGGAAAAGATCGGCGTCGAGGGAATGGAAAACTTCCCAGACACATATCACGAGCTGCTCACGACCGTCCGCTACAACGACGATGAAGCAATCCGCCGGTACCCCGCCAATCGGAAGGACGCTGCGCAAACGCAAGACGCGTCGCCCGAGCGACCGTCTGCGAGAGATCGAAACGGCGAACGCCCCGAATCCGATTCGATGGGCGCCTGCGATCCCGTCATGTCATAA
- a CDS encoding phenylacetate--CoA ligase family protein: protein MSDLVLPSITDIFWRNPRRSRDELRARADDQLRRLLIHAAENVPLYRDRWKQHGFDPRALRSVDDLRHAPMVDKDIIVDAADRAIDQRRLNETLDTMSTSGTSGRAITIRRVPAEMRLTRRSYLRSLLYVGGRPWHRAVTMASTWLAKKKGVIMSLIARAKYIHPRTPIDEQIRTLREFRAQYLIGQTGGLYLLARELLRRGEPFPLRIVAPTGATLMPEMRRTLRDAFSAEPRDLYGAVELGAVSWQCRHGNYHLDADRMLVEIVDEAGNPVPIGQPGQVVCTGLYNYTMPLIRYRLLDVAFLRPDICPCGITFPLMGDVRGRINDFLPTPRGDLVSPHYLYHIFDHAGGSPVKEWRIIQHAIDELTYEYVPEENFNPKSLEIGMEAIRDRFGPGTRVTALRVESVPMTPNGKRTCIVSLLKPGDQPGMRPWDAQAAAGMAGDYAIGAA from the coding sequence ATGTCCGACCTGGTCCTGCCATCCATTACTGACATCTTCTGGAGGAATCCTCGGCGTTCAAGAGATGAGCTTCGCGCTCGCGCCGATGACCAGCTGCGTCGCCTGCTCATACACGCCGCCGAGAATGTCCCCCTGTATCGAGACCGCTGGAAACAGCACGGATTTGATCCCCGCGCCCTGCGGTCCGTCGACGACCTCCGGCACGCCCCCATGGTGGACAAAGACATCATCGTCGATGCCGCAGACCGGGCCATTGATCAACGCCGGCTGAACGAAACACTCGACACCATGAGCACCAGCGGCACCTCCGGCCGCGCGATCACCATCCGCCGAGTCCCCGCAGAAATGCGCCTCACCCGTCGATCCTATCTCCGTTCGCTTCTCTATGTCGGCGGCAGACCCTGGCACCGCGCGGTCACCATGGCCAGTACCTGGCTCGCGAAAAAGAAGGGCGTCATCATGAGCCTCATCGCCCGCGCGAAATACATCCACCCCCGGACGCCCATTGATGAACAGATTCGCACCCTGCGGGAATTCCGCGCCCAATACCTCATCGGACAGACCGGAGGGCTTTACCTGCTCGCGCGCGAACTGCTCCGCCGCGGCGAACCTTTCCCGCTGCGAATCGTCGCGCCGACCGGCGCGACGCTGATGCCCGAAATGCGTCGAACCCTGCGCGACGCTTTCTCTGCCGAGCCGCGCGATCTGTATGGCGCCGTCGAACTCGGAGCAGTGTCATGGCAATGTCGCCACGGGAATTACCATCTCGACGCCGATCGAATGCTCGTCGAGATCGTCGACGAAGCCGGAAACCCGGTTCCCATCGGACAACCCGGTCAGGTCGTCTGCACCGGACTCTATAACTACACCATGCCACTCATCCGCTACAGGCTGCTCGACGTCGCCTTCCTGCGGCCCGACATCTGCCCTTGCGGAATCACCTTCCCCCTCATGGGCGATGTCCGAGGTCGCATCAACGATTTTCTGCCAACGCCGCGCGGCGATCTGGTTTCCCCGCATTACCTGTACCACATCTTCGATCATGCCGGTGGCAGCCCGGTCAAGGAATGGCGAATCATCCAGCACGCCATCGATGAACTGACCTATGAATATGTGCCCGAGGAAAATTTCAACCCCAAATCGCTCGAGATCGGCATGGAGGCCATCCGAGATCGATTCGGGCCCGGCACCCGAGTCACGGCCCTTCGGGTCGAGAGCGTGCCCATGACGCCGAATGGAAAACGGACCTGCATCGTCTCCCTGCTCAAACCAGGAGACCAACCCGGCATGCGGCCATGGGATGCACAAGCCGCCGCAGGCATGGCCGGCGACTACGCAATCGGTGCGGCCTGA